TCATCTTCCAGAGAAATGACGATTTTGGTCCCACGGTTTTGGTCTTTAACTTCCTCAACGGTATATGCACCTGAGCCATCGCTCGTCCACACATGACCTTCTTCAGATTCTTGCCAACTGTGCGAGTAGACCTTTACGTCCTTGGCCACCATGAATGCGCTGTAGAACCCAACGCCAAATTGCCCAATGAGATTTGAATTTTGGTCTCCGCCTTCCTTGAGTGCCTTCAGGAACTGTTTTGATCCTGAGTGGGCGATGGTTCCGAGGTTTTTAACCAGCTCATCATGGGCCATCCCGATGCCAAAGTCCTGGATGGTCAGGGTTTGTGCTTCCTCATCGGTTGTTATATTGATTTCGAGCTCTTGCTCGTCATCGAATATTTTGTCCTCGGTGATTTGTAGATGCCTGAGTTTTTCAAGGGCATCGGATGCATTGGAAACCAGTTCGCGAACAAAGATTTCCTTGTTTGTATAAAGGGAGTGAATGACGATATCCAGCAGCTGCTTAACTTCTGCTTGGAATTCATGTTTTTCGGGGGCGGATGCGCTCATATTTAAAAGTGAATATTAGTGTATATTTGTATCTTAGAAATTGAAATCGGAGGATTTATAGGGGTCTTTCTGTAAAAATCAAGAACTGTAGCAGGTCTATTCCTTTTCTGATCTTAAAGCGCAAATGCTAGTCCGGCCAAAGAGGAATAGAGTTGTTTTCGCTAGGGAGCTAAACCTAAATGAAACCTTATGCCATCCATTGTCGTGAACAAGTCTCCTTTAAAACGTCTTATCGACGAAGTAGGTCCCGTAGATCAAATCACCATTGAAGAGCGCGTTGCTAAGTTTACCGCCCGAAGCATTAAGAAAGGGAGTAAAATTCAGGGACTAAATTTGGGTGTTTCCATGGTCGATTTAACCACCCTCGAAGGAAAGGACTCCCCCGGAAAGGTTCAATCTCTCTGCCAAAAAGCTCAGGCTCCTGACCCGGAAATCGATACGCCTCAAGTTGCTGCAGTTTGTGTGTATCCTGCCATGGTGAAGCATGCGCGCAAATTTCTGGGTGAATCGCCTGTGAGGATTGCGTCTGTGGCAACTGGGTTTCCATCCGGTCAATATCCGTTGCGTACGCGATTACAGGAGGTCAAACAGGCAGTTCGGGACGGGAGCGATGAAATAGATATGGTTATCCACCGTGGTGCTTTTCTCTCGGGACAGGTTCAAACTGTTCAGGATGAAATTGCCGCAGTCGCGGAAGCCTGCGGAGAAGCCACGCTGAAGGTCATCCTCGAAGTCAGCGAATTGGAGACATACGATAACATTCGTGCCGCATCCTTCTTGGCTATGAATGTTTTACGTCCCAACGATTTTATCAAGACCAGTACGGGCAAGACATCAGGCAATGCCACATTGGCAAATAACCAAGTGATGCTCGAAGCTATCCGAGACTTCTATTTAGAGAGCGGAACTCCGATTGCCATGAAACCTGCCGGAGGAATTAAAACCGCCAAAAAAGCACTTCATTATTTGGTCGCGGTAAAAGAAACACTTGGAGATGAGTGGCTCAATAATCGACGCTACCGATTTGGCGCCAGCTCATTGCTGAACGATTTGTTGATGCAACTTCGCAAGCAGGATCAAGGAGTCTATCAAGCGCCTTGGAAATTCAGTGATGCCAGTTCCGGTTACTAATATCCCATTTTATAATACCTATGCCCACACAGCGCAAAAATTCTCGCAACACCCGACGACGTAAAACCCCTGAGCTTCTTTTTGGAGATTTATGGGAATTCGATCCCGCCCCTGAATCAGCCGACCCCAAGCTGAAAGAAAGTTACTCTCTATATATAGATGGGCAGCAATCGGCACCCAAGAGCCGTAAGTATTTTGAATCGATAAACCCGGGAACGGAAAAAGCGCTCGCAAGAATTCCTGCCGCCGGGAAAGCGGACGTCAATAATGCCTTCTCCGCCGCCACCAATGGATTAAACAAATACTGGTCCAAATTATCGGGCAAAGATCGGGGCAAATACCTTTATCGTATTGCGCGGCTGCTACAGGACCGGGCTCGAGAGTTTGCGGTTGCCGAATCTTTGGACGGTGGAAAACCGATAAAAGAATCGCGCGACTTCGATATCCCGATGGCTGCGGCACACTTCTTTTACTACGCCGGCTGGGCCGATAAATTGGAATATGCACTCCCTGGAGGCTCCTACCAGCCCTATGGAGTCGTAGGGCAAATCATTCCATGGAACTTCCCTTTGCTCATGCTGGCATGGAAGATAGCGCCGGCTTTAGCGACTGGCAATTGTGTAGTCATCAAGCCGGCCGAGACGACCTCCATTACCGCGCTGAAGTTTGCTGAGATTCTTCAGGAGGCGGAGCTACCACCTGGAGTGGTCAACATTGTTTCCGGTGCGGGAGCGACGGGCCAGCTTATCGTTAATCATCCCGCCGCTAAGAAAATTGCTTTCACAGGCTCGACGGATGTTGGAAAGGCCATCATGCGCGCCACAGCTGGAACTGGAAAAGGCCTAACCCTGGAGCTAGGTGGAAAGGCGGCCAACATCGTGTTCGAGGATGCTCCTATCGACCAGGCAGTTGAAGGAGTCATAAGCGGTATCTTTTTTAACCAGGGTCATGTTTGTTGTGCAGGCAGCCGCTTGCTGATCCAGGAATCGATCGCCAAGACCTTTGTGCAAAAACTCAAGACTCGCATCGCTTCTCTGCGAGTGGGCAATCCACTCGATAAGAATACTGATATCGGTGCCATCAATTCGAAGGAGCAGTTGGATAAAATCAGCGAGATGGTCAGCAGTGGAGTCAAAGAAGGAGCTGAACTGTTCCAAAGCAATTGCTCACTGCCAAGGCAAGGATGGTTCTTCCGGCCTTCGTTGTTTGAAGGGGTAACCCAAAGTCATCGAATTGCTCGTGAAGAAATTTTCGGCCCGGTGTTGAGTATTCTTACCTTCCGCACTGTGAGTGAGGCTATTGAAAAAGCGAACAACACCGCTTACGGCTTGTCGGCAGGAGTTTGGACAGACAAAGGATCCAAGATCCTCAAGATGAGCACAGCATTAAAGGCAGGTGTCGTCTGGGCCAACACTTATAATAAATTCGATCCTACGTCCCCATTTGGTGGATACAAGGAAAGTGGCTTTGGTCGCGAGGGCGGCAAACAAGGCATTTGTGATTACCTCAAAGTTGAATCCTAATTTTTTATTTTATGTCGCGTATACCCGTAACTAAAACTCCTAAAGCTTATGTCGGCGGAAAATTTATCCGCTCTGAGAGTGGGCGTGTCTTTCCTCTCAACAACAAGCGTGGGCAGTTTCTTTGCAATATTCCGCAATGCACACGCAAAGATACACGCAACGCTGTTGAAGTAGCTGGAAAAGCTGGTGGAGTCTGGGCTTCCCGTACTGCCTACAATCGTGGACAGATCCTGTATCGTTTGGGTGAGATGATGGAGGCACGTGCTGAAGAGTTGGCGCAAGCGGTCGCCATTACAGGGACGGTCTCCCTGGCAGCTGCAAGAAGAGAAGTGGCTAGTACGATCGACCGCATTGTCTACTACTCAGGCTGGACGGATAAATACGAACAGGTGCTCGGAAATACGAACCCGGTAGCTGGACCTTTCTTCAACTTTTCAGTTACTGAGCCAGTGGGAGTCATTGGTGTATTCGCTTCTGACTCACCGAGTTTGCTGGGATTGATTTCACAAGTCCTTCCCATCATTACTTCTGGAAATTCAGTCGTGGCTTTGGCCTCGACCACGAATCCTTATCCTGCGGTTCTGCTTGGCGAGATGTTAGCCACCTCAGATCTGCCTGGAGGTGTATTAAACATTCTGACCGGATTTCGGGATGAGTTACTGGAGACTTTCGCCAGCCACGAACATATTCGTGGGCTGGATTTGTCTTTGGATGCTGACGGTAGAAAGGAAGCTGAGATCCTAGCCGCAGAAAGCATCAAGCGCCTGAAGATTCGTGAGCAGGAAAACACCCGTTATTGGAGCTCCGAGAAAGCCCAGTCGGTCTACGCCATCCGCAGCTTCCTGGAATTCAAGACGACCTGGCACCCCATAGGGGTCTGATCTATTATAAGCTGATTCCTTGTTTTTCGATCTCAGCCTCAATTTCAGTTTTGGTAGGCATTGCCGGTGCGGTGCCAAATTTGGTGACTGAAAGTCCTGCAACGACGGACGCATAACTGACTGCTTTTTCGATATCGCCATCGAATTGAACGAGCCCGGATGAGAACCCTCCCACAAATGCATCCCCGGCACCGGTTGTATCTACCACTTCTATTCCTTGGATACAGGGTATCTTATAGTAGCGATCTTCCGTTGATATAAAACAACCGTTTCCGCCAAGGGTGATGATGAAAGTCGAAACTCCAAAGTCTCTGCAAAGATGATGCAATTGGTCTGAGGACAGCGATTGAATGCTGGCTTCGTTAAAGGATGCGTGTTCTTCCGGAAATCGCGCCCGGATCAGATGAGCAAATTCTGTTTCATTGGGTACCAGGATATCTACATAATCCAGCATGCTTGGAGGAAAGTCATCTCTCATGGGAGCTGGGTTCAGTAAGGTGGTTACTTGGTTTTCCCGTGCCAAGCGTAGCGCATGTTCTGCAGCCTCTAAGTTAAACTCTAACTGTGAGACTAATATCTGAGCTTCTGATACTAAAGCTTCAGGAATGTCTGCGGGGCTCAGGAAGTTGTTGGCTCCAAGAGCGACTACGATCTCGTTCTCCCCTCGATCGTTAACAAGAATTGCTGCGGTGCCTGTTGCCTGCTCGGTCTGGATTGCGAGCCGAGAGTCGATGCCCTCTCCCTCGTGGAAGTCCTTTGCAACCTGGGCAAAAGCGTCTTTTCCCGTCGCCCCAATAAAGGCTGTAGGCACGCCTGTTCTGGCTGCTGCTACTGCCTGGTTGGATCCTTTGCCTCCTGGACCTGTATTGAATTCTCCGATTAGGGTCTGCCCTGCGGTAGGGAACTCTGGAAGTTTAAATGTCAGGTCTTGAACGTAGCTGCCGGTAACGACGATAGATGAGGCCATGATTTTCTCTTATTAGGTAGGGTGGTCAGTCAGAAGCGTTTTGGCGGAGAGGCTTTTTTGCCAGTCAATTTAACGAAATTGGGATTCTCTTCAACCAAGTGAGTTTTTGACTTGGCCCATGGACCATTCTTACAAATGTTTTGCTTCGAGGAGAATACGTCCTCAGCTTTCCCAAATTAGTTAAGATATGCATCCGAACTACCGTCCTGATATTCCTTATCCTGAAACCCCGGAAATACTTCAGAAACGAAGTTTACTTGGCCAGAACCTGGACGACGTGGAATCAGTATTGCCTGAGGTCTATAACTGGATGTATCTGTCGCGAAGAACAGATGATCGATTAAGGGATTTGTTTCGCCAAGGTTTGGTCTATGGAACACTGGCTGGAGGTCAGGGAAACGAGGGCATGGCTGCTCCGATCGGTCTCCTTCTTGATCGGGAAAAGGACGTGGTCAGCTTTTCTCACCGGAATTTGGCTTCCCATCTCATTTGGAGCGATCATCTCTGTGATCATCTCTGCCAGTATATGGCTAATTCGGGAAGTCCAACGCTGGGTCGCGAGGGAAACGTGCACCACGGAGATCCTCTTAATCGTAGTCTGCCAATTATTAGCCACCTTGGTCCCATTCTATCTAGTGTCATGGGTGGCATTGATTCTCAAAGGCGGATGGGGCGCGATGCGATCGGTATTGGGTTTTTTGGAGACGGTGCTTCGAGTACAGGTGATATTCATGAGACGATGAATTTTGCTGCGGTACTGAAGATACCGATGATCTTCGTCATCGAGAATAATGAGTACGCCTATTCAACACCTACCAACGAACAGTATATTATTGATTCGTTAGGAAGTCGTGCGACGGCCTATGGCATGGAGTATGTGACTCTCGATATCTCAAAGACTGCCGACATCGTGAGTGAGCTGAATCGTGTATTCCAACAAACGCGCGATTCCGGGATTCCGATCGTCGTTGAGGTTAAAACGTTACGCCTACAAGGACATGCTGCCTATGACACATGTCACTATTTGACGGACGATATCATTGAAGGATGGAAAAAACGTGATGCCAATCCTCTCCTGCGTCAGAAGCTGATTGACGCTCATGGGGAGTCACCAATCAAGGACTCCGAAGCCATTATCGATGCCTATCTAGAAGAGTGTATCAAAGTCTCTCTCGCTCAGCCTCAGATCGAAGAACAAGATTTGGAAGGCGAACAATTCTCTAACTCCGTCCATGGCTTTCAATGGAAGCAAGCCGGCAAGGAGTTAAAGAACCTAACCTTTGCCCAAGCTTTAAACCATGCCCACAAAATGATTCTTGAGGAGTCTGATGAAGCGCTGGTTATGGGGCAGGATATCGCAACTTACGGTGGCGCTTTTAAAGTAACGGATGAACTCTATGAGCTATTTGGTCGGTCGAAGGTAATCAATACGCCACTCGCTGAATCGGCTACGGTGGGTTATGGAATCGGTCTGGCTTTCAATGGTCATCGCCCAATCATCGAATTTCAGTTTGCCGACTTCGCTACCGATGCAACGACTCAGATCTGTCTCAATGCAGGTACCTTTTATTACCGCTGCGGAGCATCTATCCCGATGGTAATGCGTTTCCCGGGTGGTGGCGGGTTGACCTTTGGTTCCTTTCACTCTCAAGAACTGGAGGCCATGTATACTCAGTTCCCTGGGCTCAAGGTGCTCTATCCGAGCTCGGTGCAAGATGCGTTCGATTGTATGTTAGCGGCCTACGATTCAAATGATCCAGTGCTGCTTTTCGAGCATAAAGGGCTCTATCGTGGCCTTCGTGATAACGTGACTATCAGTAATGATTATCATCATGTTTGGAAACCAAGAATGGTGAGAGAAGGCAATGTCGCTACGATTGTAAGCTATGGTTTTATGGTCGGTCTCTGTGAGAAGGTCTGTGACTACTTGGCCGATGAGTACGAATACGATTTTGAACTGATTGATCTGCGCGCTTTGAAACCTGTTGACCTGGATCCCATCCGTGAGTCGGTCCGGAAGACAGGACGTTTAATAGTCGTCCACGAAGCACGACGAAACACTGGGTTTGGGGCCGAGGTGGTAAGCCAGATTTGCGAAGAATTATTCTTCGACATGGAAGCCTCGCCTCTGAGAATTGGATCGCTAGATGCACCGGTTCCATTTGCCGCTACCTTAGAGCGACAATACATGCCCACCAAAGAGTCGATTATCCGGGACATCATAAACTGGTTAGATAAAATTAGCTAGAGTATGTTCAACGATAGCCAAGAAACTACTTCATCTCATTCTTTGGATTGGGAAAAGATTAAGCTACTAGTTCTCGACGTTGACGGTGTTTTAACGGATGGAACTGTTTTTGTTGGGCCCGATGGCTACGAACTGAAGCAATTCTGTGTGTTGGATGGCATGGGTCTGATCTGCGTCAGAAAAGTAGGTGTGAGCCTTGCAGTTATTTCCGGTCGCTTATCACCGGCTACCACTTCACGCATGAACGAACTCAGTTTCGATCATATCATCCAAGGTCGAAAGGATAAGCGTTCTGCTCTGGAAGAGTTGGCTGAACAATTAGGTGTGGATAGCCAGGCCATTTGTTATATGGGCGACGATGTTATTGATGTCCCAGCGATCGAGTATGCAGGGATTGGCGTGTCTCCTCCCAATGGCGTTCCTATGGCTTTGGAATCCGCGGACTACGTTACAAAAATAACCGGTGGGTTAGGTGCTGTAAGAGAAGTATGTGACCGAATCCTTGAAAGTAGGAACGAGAGTGTGCTTAATCTGTCTACATCGTCATGACCACTCAGCTTTTAAAGCGAATTTTTCGCCGTGGATGTATCCCCTTGGCTCTGTTGGCCTTTGTCTTCGGCCTCCCCGTAAACTCTCAGATTCTTCCCGATGCTCCTATCGAAGGTGTCACGGTAACTATATTTAGTGACGAAGGTTACAAGCTTTGGAATCTCCAAGGGAGTTCCGTTGCCTATAATGAAGCTGGAGGAGTTGAGGTTAAGGAGATGGACCTTGAGATTTATCAAGGGCAGGAAGAAAAGGAAATAGATATGCACATCGTGGGTGCGCAAGCGCTGTATGAATCCGAAAATCAAACCGTTGCCGGTGAAGGTGGTGTGTTTGTCGACGGAGACTTTTACGATATTGAAGGCGACAATTGGAAATACTCGCAGGACGAAAGAATTGTCCAAGTGACTTCCAATGTGAAGGTGGTTATCGATTATGAATTGGAGGCATTCCTGAAATGAAGCATCAAATATTTACAGCTCTTCTACTATTGTTGGGAGTACTAGTTTCCTTCGCTCAGGAAGAGGGCGATGAAACGCTCGATCTTAAAAATACCATTCTCTATGGCGATTACCTGGAGATGAAAAGTGG
This genomic stretch from Opitutia bacterium ISCC 52 harbors:
- the deoC gene encoding deoxyribose-phosphate aldolase translates to MPSIVVNKSPLKRLIDEVGPVDQITIEERVAKFTARSIKKGSKIQGLNLGVSMVDLTTLEGKDSPGKVQSLCQKAQAPDPEIDTPQVAAVCVYPAMVKHARKFLGESPVRIASVATGFPSGQYPLRTRLQEVKQAVRDGSDEIDMVIHRGAFLSGQVQTVQDEIAAVAEACGEATLKVILEVSELETYDNIRAASFLAMNVLRPNDFIKTSTGKTSGNATLANNQVMLEAIRDFYLESGTPIAMKPAGGIKTAKKALHYLVAVKETLGDEWLNNRRYRFGASSLLNDLLMQLRKQDQGVYQAPWKFSDASSGY
- a CDS encoding aldehyde dehydrogenase family protein; protein product: MPTQRKNSRNTRRRKTPELLFGDLWEFDPAPESADPKLKESYSLYIDGQQSAPKSRKYFESINPGTEKALARIPAAGKADVNNAFSAATNGLNKYWSKLSGKDRGKYLYRIARLLQDRAREFAVAESLDGGKPIKESRDFDIPMAAAHFFYYAGWADKLEYALPGGSYQPYGVVGQIIPWNFPLLMLAWKIAPALATGNCVVIKPAETTSITALKFAEILQEAELPPGVVNIVSGAGATGQLIVNHPAAKKIAFTGSTDVGKAIMRATAGTGKGLTLELGGKAANIVFEDAPIDQAVEGVISGIFFNQGHVCCAGSRLLIQESIAKTFVQKLKTRIASLRVGNPLDKNTDIGAINSKEQLDKISEMVSSGVKEGAELFQSNCSLPRQGWFFRPSLFEGVTQSHRIAREEIFGPVLSILTFRTVSEAIEKANNTAYGLSAGVWTDKGSKILKMSTALKAGVVWANTYNKFDPTSPFGGYKESGFGREGGKQGICDYLKVES
- a CDS encoding aldehyde dehydrogenase family protein, which encodes MSRIPVTKTPKAYVGGKFIRSESGRVFPLNNKRGQFLCNIPQCTRKDTRNAVEVAGKAGGVWASRTAYNRGQILYRLGEMMEARAEELAQAVAITGTVSLAAARREVASTIDRIVYYSGWTDKYEQVLGNTNPVAGPFFNFSVTEPVGVIGVFASDSPSLLGLISQVLPIITSGNSVVALASTTNPYPAVLLGEMLATSDLPGGVLNILTGFRDELLETFASHEHIRGLDLSLDADGRKEAEILAAESIKRLKIREQENTRYWSSEKAQSVYAIRSFLEFKTTWHPIGV
- a CDS encoding ribokinase; translated protein: MASSIVVTGSYVQDLTFKLPEFPTAGQTLIGEFNTGPGGKGSNQAVAAARTGVPTAFIGATGKDAFAQVAKDFHEGEGIDSRLAIQTEQATGTAAILVNDRGENEIVVALGANNFLSPADIPEALVSEAQILVSQLEFNLEAAEHALRLARENQVTTLLNPAPMRDDFPPSMLDYVDILVPNETEFAHLIRARFPEEHASFNEASIQSLSSDQLHHLCRDFGVSTFIITLGGNGCFISTEDRYYKIPCIQGIEVVDTTGAGDAFVGGFSSGLVQFDGDIEKAVSYASVVAGLSVTKFGTAPAMPTKTEIEAEIEKQGISL
- a CDS encoding transketolase gives rise to the protein MHPNYRPDIPYPETPEILQKRSLLGQNLDDVESVLPEVYNWMYLSRRTDDRLRDLFRQGLVYGTLAGGQGNEGMAAPIGLLLDREKDVVSFSHRNLASHLIWSDHLCDHLCQYMANSGSPTLGREGNVHHGDPLNRSLPIISHLGPILSSVMGGIDSQRRMGRDAIGIGFFGDGASSTGDIHETMNFAAVLKIPMIFVIENNEYAYSTPTNEQYIIDSLGSRATAYGMEYVTLDISKTADIVSELNRVFQQTRDSGIPIVVEVKTLRLQGHAAYDTCHYLTDDIIEGWKKRDANPLLRQKLIDAHGESPIKDSEAIIDAYLEECIKVSLAQPQIEEQDLEGEQFSNSVHGFQWKQAGKELKNLTFAQALNHAHKMILEESDEALVMGQDIATYGGAFKVTDELYELFGRSKVINTPLAESATVGYGIGLAFNGHRPIIEFQFADFATDATTQICLNAGTFYYRCGASIPMVMRFPGGGGLTFGSFHSQELEAMYTQFPGLKVLYPSSVQDAFDCMLAAYDSNDPVLLFEHKGLYRGLRDNVTISNDYHHVWKPRMVREGNVATIVSYGFMVGLCEKVCDYLADEYEYDFELIDLRALKPVDLDPIRESVRKTGRLIVVHEARRNTGFGAEVVSQICEELFFDMEASPLRIGSLDAPVPFAATLERQYMPTKESIIRDIINWLDKIS
- a CDS encoding HAD hydrolase family protein, coding for MFNDSQETTSSHSLDWEKIKLLVLDVDGVLTDGTVFVGPDGYELKQFCVLDGMGLICVRKVGVSLAVISGRLSPATTSRMNELSFDHIIQGRKDKRSALEELAEQLGVDSQAICYMGDDVIDVPAIEYAGIGVSPPNGVPMALESADYVTKITGGLGAVREVCDRILESRNESVLNLSTSS
- the lptC gene encoding LPS export ABC transporter periplasmic protein LptC, with amino-acid sequence MTTQLLKRIFRRGCIPLALLAFVFGLPVNSQILPDAPIEGVTVTIFSDEGYKLWNLQGSSVAYNEAGGVEVKEMDLEIYQGQEEKEIDMHIVGAQALYESENQTVAGEGGVFVDGDFYDIEGDNWKYSQDERIVQVTSNVKVVIDYELEAFLK